GCCGGGAGTTGTTCCGTTCGGGGATGCGGATGGGGCGCAATGTTGTCGGTACAATGACTACAACGCTGCTGCTGGCATATTCCGGCGGCTATCTGACATTGATGATGACGTTCGCCGCGCAGGGAACCAACCCGGTGGATTTTATCAATAATCCGTATGTCGCGTCCGAGGCCGTTAAAACACTGGTCGGCAGCTTCGGCCTGGTGCTGGTGGCGCCGTTTACTGCATTAACCGGTTCGCTCTGGCTGCGTGCGCCTCCGAACTCAAAATAAAGATCTTCAAATGAAAACATTCCGCTGGGGAATCATTGGCTGCGGTCAGATTGCGCCGAAGTTTTTTCATGCGCTGAATAACACCGGCGAGGGAATGGCGGTTGCGGCAGCATCGAAATCACTGCGGCGCGCGCAGCGGCTGCAAAAAAAACTCGGCCTTCAAACGGTGTATGGCAGTTATGATGAAATGCTGGATACTGAACAGCTTGACGCAGTTTACATTGCCAATACACATGCCGAACATTTTGCGGCGGCCATGCGTTGTTTAAATCGCGGACTGCCGGTACTGGTTGAAAAAGCATTCACACGCAATGCAAAAGAGGCCGAGGCACTGATTGAATTAGCGCGCCGGAAAAATCTGTTCCTGATGGAAGCGATGTGGACGCGCTTTAATCCGGCGTCAGCCAAAGTGCGCGAACTGTTAACTTCCGGCGCGATCGGCCGTGTAATACATTTTAAAGCGAACTTCTGTGTGCAAATGAAACGGTTGTCGCCGAAAATGTTTCCCTGGAACCGGATGTACAATCCGAAACTCGCCGGCGGCGCACTGCTGGATGTCGGTGTTTATCCGGTTGCGTTCGCACGCATGGTCTTCGGTGCCGCACCGGAGAAAATCGTTACGAAAAGAATTAAAATGGCATTCACCGGTGTGGACGCATCGGAAGAGTTTGAATTTGAATATGCCGGCGGTATACGCGCCGAACTGGCGGCATCGTTCCGCGAAACGCGTCCGCGCGATGCCGTCATTACCGGCACTGCCGGCACAATCCGCGTGCCGCATTTCTCGCATACGGACGATGTAATTCTGATTCGTGCCGGTAAAGCAGAACATTTTAAATGCGAAGCCAACGGCTTTGAGCATGAAATCCGTGAAGTGCACCGCTGTATGAATGCCGGGCTGATAGAAAGTCCATTATTGACGCATGCCGAGACGCTTGAAACGATGCGCACGATGGATACACTGCGCGCGCAGTGGTGTATGAAATATCCCGGCGAGGAAAATTAATTTTAACTGCAGTTCATGATCTGTTTTTATCCTGAACCTCCAACTGTGAGCTGAAAACGATGGCGCGTAGAAAGCGTAAAAATCCTGTACTGTTGAATTTCCGCCGGCTGATGAAATTCGGCGTGGTGCTTGTGGTAATCGGCGGCGGAATTTTCGGCGTGCATTATGTTTCGCCGCCGCCGGTGAAAGAAAAAATTGAAGCTGCAACGTTGGATGTCATCGACCTCGTTCGCGAATACCGGCGCACGCCGCGTGAACTGGTGTTCTGGCTTGATCTGGCTGCGGATCACATTCCGCTCATGCGCGGGAATGTTGTCCCGCCCGGCGTCTCGCTTGATGCCGGTTCACATGCGCTGGGCGGTGCGCCGGCAGCGTCCGTTGCGCTTACACAGTTGACGAACCGCGGCTATATGGCCGGCTACAACGAAACCATGAAAAATCCGGCATGGGTTGCCTATAAAGTATTTCCGCCTAAATTTGATTCCGGCCCGCGTCCATCCGGATTTTCACCCGATCCGCGCACGCGTTCCCGCATCGAAAGTTCAGCCTATCTGAACAGCGGGTACGATCGCGGACACATGGCACCGAACCATGCCATTGCCGTCTGCTACGGACCGGAAGCGCAGCGCGAAACATTTTTGATGTCCAATGTCGTTCCGCAGCTGCCGGGATTAAATTCGGCGTTTTGGGAAGCGATGGAGCGGCGTGTCCTCGAACGCTATACGCGCCGTTACGGCGATGTCTGGATCATATGCGGTCCGGTGTATGAACGCGGTAAAAACCAAAAACGGCTGCGTGCCGGCGTGATTGTACCGGACGCATTCTTTTTAATTGTTGCGGAGCAGTCCGGCAGAGGAATCCGGTGTGCCGCATTCCTTGTGCCGCAGCAAGACATAAAGAAAAGTGCCGACCCGGCGCAGTTTCTCGTCAGCGTACGCGATATCGAACAGGCGACCGGCTTAAATTTTTTCCCGCAGCTTCCCGCCGATGTTCAGGACGCACTCGAAATCACCGCCGCCAAACGGGCGTGGTAATAAAAAATGAATACCGGCGGGATGGTTATAATTCGAGATTAATAATTTCAGCAACTGCAACCGCCGGATTTCCGGCGCCGAGCATGTGTTCAAGCGCATCGAAATCGTTTAGCATCGCAGTGCGTTCCGGCGTTTGCTCCATTAACCGTGCAACCTGTTCCGCCAGATCTTGCGGAATCATGCGATGCTGAATCCGCTCCGGCATCATTTCGCGGCCGGCAATAATATTGGCAATGCCGATCCACGGAATGCGGATGACCATTTTAAACAGTGCAAAATTCAGTGCGCCGGTTTTAAAAACCAGAATCGTTGGACAGCGCAGCAGCGCCGCTTCCAGCGTTGCCGTTCCCGATGCGACCAGCGCCGCATCCGCCTGTTTCAGCACTTCGCGCGCATTGCCGGCGGTGACCTCAATATGCGCCGGTGCATATTTGCCGGCGCGCAGGATTTCCCGTACCAGTTCAATCCGGCGCTCCGGCACCGGAATAATAAATGAAACATCAGAGTATTTTGATTTCAGCAGCCGCGCTGTTTCCAGCAGCGCCGGCAGAATATGTGAAATTTCCTGTTTGCGGCTGCCCGGCAGCAGAGCGATTTTTTTTCCGCCGTGCCAAGGCAGAATCTCCGCCGGTGCGGTACGGAATTGTCTCAGTTCATTCACCATCGGGTGCCCGACGAAATTAACTGTCAGATCGACATCGTTAAACACATCCACTTCAAACGGAAAAATTACCATCAGCCGGTCAATTATTTCCGCCATTTTTGGAATCCGTCCGCGGTGCCACGCCCACACCTGCGGGCAGATATAATAGAGAATTTTTACGCCGCGTTTTTTCAACTCACGCGCCAGCCGTATATTAAATCCGGGATAATCCACCAGCAGCGCCGCTGCCGGCTTCCGTTTTTCAGCTTCACGCACTGTTTCATTCAGCACGCGTTTAAAAAACGGATAGCGCTTCACCACTTCCACAAACCCCATCACATCCATTTCGCCGGTGTGATGCAAAAGCTCAACACCCTCGGCACGCAGTTTATCGCCGCCGATGCCCCAGAATGAAATATCGTCCCGCCGCTTTTTCAGTTCACGAATCACATTTGCGGCGTGCATATCGCCGGAATCTTCACCGGCGATGATTAACAAAGAACATGGCGCAGACATTCCTGTCTGTGCATCATCAGGCAGACAGGAATGTTTAAAAACCGGCTTCATGAACCGGCCTGCTTTTCTAAAACAGTGATTGCAATCCCCAGCGCATCCGCCTTGGCGGCAATGTCCGAACGGTTAAGAATAATAGTGCCGCTGTCTTCGAGTGCGAGACAGGAAATTCCGGCGCGCTTTAATGTTTTCAGCGTGCGGTCGCCGATAACCGGAATATCAAACCGCATATCGTGTCCGCGTTTCGGGACTTTCACCGCTACAGCACCGGCGCCGCCGAGTTTGCCGCCGCGCCGGATGGCGCAGTCAGTTCCCTCGAACGCTTCAACGGCAAGAATCATACCGTTTTTCACGATCACGGTTTGTCCGATGTCGAGATGGCTGGTATCCTTTACGGTACGCAGACCAAGCGCGATATCATTCAGCTCACGCTCATCCGGTGCACGCACTGTTAAAATTCCGGCCGGTGCAATATAATCCTGCATAAATGAACTTGCCGGCAGAAACGTTAAGCCGGTTTTTTCAACTGCGTTCAGCAGCGCACCGAAAATGGTGTGTGCATTTTTTACCGGCAGACCTTTAAACAGTGCGGACAGCTGCCGGTCCGGCCGCATCATAAAAAGGTTTCTCGGCGCGAGCTGTCCAACCGCTATAACCGCCGCCGGCGCGAGCCGTTCA
The nucleotide sequence above comes from Kiritimatiellales bacterium. Encoded proteins:
- a CDS encoding Gfo/Idh/MocA family oxidoreductase; protein product: MKTFRWGIIGCGQIAPKFFHALNNTGEGMAVAAASKSLRRAQRLQKKLGLQTVYGSYDEMLDTEQLDAVYIANTHAEHFAAAMRCLNRGLPVLVEKAFTRNAKEAEALIELARRKNLFLMEAMWTRFNPASAKVRELLTSGAIGRVIHFKANFCVQMKRLSPKMFPWNRMYNPKLAGGALLDVGVYPVAFARMVFGAAPEKIVTKRIKMAFTGVDASEEFEFEYAGGIRAELAASFRETRPRDAVITGTAGTIRVPHFSHTDDVILIRAGKAEHFKCEANGFEHEIREVHRCMNAGLIESPLLTHAETLETMRTMDTLRAQWCMKYPGEEN
- a CDS encoding DNA/RNA non-specific endonuclease, producing MARRKRKNPVLLNFRRLMKFGVVLVVIGGGIFGVHYVSPPPVKEKIEAATLDVIDLVREYRRTPRELVFWLDLAADHIPLMRGNVVPPGVSLDAGSHALGGAPAASVALTQLTNRGYMAGYNETMKNPAWVAYKVFPPKFDSGPRPSGFSPDPRTRSRIESSAYLNSGYDRGHMAPNHAIAVCYGPEAQRETFLMSNVVPQLPGLNSAFWEAMERRVLERYTRRYGDVWIICGPVYERGKNQKRLRAGVIVPDAFFLIVAEQSGRGIRCAAFLVPQQDIKKSADPAQFLVSVRDIEQATGLNFFPQLPADVQDALEITAAKRAW
- the lpxB gene encoding lipid-A-disaccharide synthase, translated to MKPVFKHSCLPDDAQTGMSAPCSLLIIAGEDSGDMHAANVIRELKKRRDDISFWGIGGDKLRAEGVELLHHTGEMDVMGFVEVVKRYPFFKRVLNETVREAEKRKPAAALLVDYPGFNIRLARELKKRGVKILYYICPQVWAWHRGRIPKMAEIIDRLMVIFPFEVDVFNDVDLTVNFVGHPMVNELRQFRTAPAEILPWHGGKKIALLPGSRKQEISHILPALLETARLLKSKYSDVSFIIPVPERRIELVREILRAGKYAPAHIEVTAGNAREVLKQADAALVASGTATLEAALLRCPTILVFKTGALNFALFKMVIRIPWIGIANIIAGREMMPERIQHRMIPQDLAEQVARLMEQTPERTAMLNDFDALEHMLGAGNPAVAVAEIINLEL
- the lpxI gene encoding UDP-2,3-diacylglucosamine diphosphatase LpxI (LpxI, functionally equivalent to LpxH, replaces it in LPS biosynthesis in a minority of bacteria.), with protein sequence MTEPPEKLILIAGREDYPLLLARAARARGVKKIITLAFKGETSRKIIPLSDEVIWIRTGKLGDLLTAAERLAPAAVIAVGQLAPRNLFMMRPDRQLSALFKGLPVKNAHTIFGALLNAVEKTGLTFLPASSFMQDYIAPAGILTVRAPDERELNDIALGLRTVKDTSHLDIGQTVIVKNGMILAVEAFEGTDCAIRRGGKLGGAGAVAVKVPKRGHDMRFDIPVIGDRTLKTLKRAGISCLALEDSGTIILNRSDIAAKADALGIAITVLEKQAGS